Genomic DNA from Candidozyma auris chromosome 1, complete sequence:
CTTTGGTCCATAGACAACAGCGATGATTATTCCTATTCGCTGCTTCTCTTGTGGTAAAGTTGTTGGTGACAAGTGGGAGACATACTTGACTTTGTTGCAAGATGAGACCTTGACTGAGGGCGATGCTCTTGACCAGCTCAAGTTGAAAAGATACTGTTGCAGAAGAATGGTGTTAACCCACGTGGATTTGATCGAGAAATTTTTGAGATACAAtcctttggagaagaaggatttgaACTAATTATTTGGACATCTTTGCATTCGATCTTGTGGTGATGCTCATTGAAGTATCGCTGCCGTGTACTATAGGAAACGGAATTAGTAATATAGTTTGAACGACAATGAGTGTAGGGTTTAAGGAATTTGATATTGCAATATGAGATTGCGTTGTCGAGAGAGGACATTAACAGAAGTCAAGTCTGTTTTTCAATGTAGAGCTGTCCCTACGTTCGAAGTACAAGCTCTTGTTTAATTCTACGTTGTACAGTAAACAATGTTGCAGAATGAAGAATATTCAACGTACGATAATTCTAGATTTCAGCTCTAAATCATTCTCCCGAAGCAACTAGAGTGCCTGAACAAGGTCTCGCTTACTGCTGCACTACCTGGATGAATTCATAGAAAAAGGCAAGCAAGCGCAAATGGTTGTCGAACTCAATGTGCTCGTCAACGCTGTGAACGTTGGTgtccttcaagaagtccaacATAAACATAGGGCTGTATCTGTAAATATGATCAGTCAAGTTCCAGTAGTGTCTGGTGTCGGTATTACCAGTCATGATTGCAGGTGCAACCACAACAGGGTCAgtcaagttggtgaagacaTAGTCCTCAAAAATATGTCTTGTTACACCAGCCACATAACCCCAAAGCTCATCGCCAACTGGAGTCACAGGTGCAGTTTCCGTAGACTTACCCGATACGTGGACATCAAAGTTGCCCTTCGCAGTTGGCTCAAGCAACTTTTTACCAAATGCATTGAGACCCACATcgtgtttctttgcaacagCCAACACTTTTTTGGTGATTGCTTCCTTGACAGAGTCTACATTTTTCTCGATTGCAACTCTGTGGTTGACCAATAACTTGGCGTTTTCAGGTAAAGCGTTGTTCTTCTCACCACCGCTTATGATATCCAAAGCCTGTGAGGTTTGCATCAAGTAACGGAGAGAGGGGATCTTGGATAATTGTTTGAGCACGAACGAGTTAGCAACCTTGTCATAACCAGCACGCAAAATCAGCTTCCTCAAAATTCCTGGAATTTTCTTCCTATGGTCGTGGGCAGCCTGGCATTGCAACATATGCAAGGTAGGATTCAATTCGGTGAGAACTGGCTCATACTGCTCCTGTTCGATAACATAGGCCAATTCAGACAATATACCGATTGAGGTGTGATCTGGTGGAACAGATGAGTGGCCACCAGGGGTTGTAAGAGATATCTCGACGTCTACGTAGCCTTTCTCACCAGTACCAGGCATGGCAATAATGTTACCAGTGAAAGGGTCCTTAGTGAGACCGGCGCCCTCGTCAATGATGGCATAGATACCATCCTTGCCAAATCTCTCCTCCAAATAGCCTGCGATGTGCAGAGCGCCGTGCCAGCCTGATACCTCTTCATCCATACCAAAAGCAGCAATGATACCTCTTTCAGGCTTGAAGTCTTGCTTGATCAAAATCTCCAACGTCTCCATGATCGACACAAGCACGTTCTTGCAGTCCGACACACCACGTCCAAACATGGTCTTTCCATCGAAGTAACCCTCAAATGGTGGGTGTGACCAGTCTCCCaaggtttcttcttgaacgGGAACAACGTCTTGGTGAGCGGTCAACATCAATGGCTTGAGCTTGGAGTTTGAACCTTTCCAATAGAAAACTAGGCCATACGTATTGACAGTGTTCACTTCCAAGTGCTCGTAGACAGTAGGGAAagtcttctccaagtacttATGAAACTTCTTAAACTTGGCCCAGTACTCTGGGTTGGAGTCCACTTCTGGAGGATCATCGTAGATCTGAGTATCGACCTGAACAGCTTTCAGGAGCTTTTCGGCTGAAACTTTCCTAAATTCGTCACCTTGCAAAATGTTGGTTACCGTGGAGTTGTCCTTGTAGAACAGCTCTGGTCTTTCTATTTTCACAATGGGACAGATATCGGTGTCCTGGCCCAAGAGGAGGATCTTGCTCCAAGCGAACAAGTTAGTGCTGAAGAACACAATTACCACTACAATTGCGGCAATTGATACGGCACCGTAttttttcgatttcttcGAATTTTCGTCAGGAAGCCCAATCATGAATAATaagtggttgcaaaaaagttcTCTCACGGAATGAGAGTTTCACTTATATAGAGCTTCAATTCCGCGAGCTTACCAAATAGGTGCCGGCTAATCAGCTGGCTCCGAACGATGCTCGGTGATACCGAGCAGGTCTCGGAATCCCCAATTCCATTATTCCAGCGCTCAGTTTTAATCAAAAATAGCTTATAATACGAGTTGAGTAAGTAATTGAATGAGGACCAATGATATTTGGGCAAATGGATATTACTATTCTCTGGTATTCCTCTATAAAGCTTCCTCTTGATGAGGgcagtggctgcaaaatacgTCCTCTTCTATTGTGATCAAGTGTAGACAAAA
This window encodes:
- a CDS encoding Gly-Xaa carboxypeptidase → MIGLPDENSKKSKKYGAVSIAAIVVVIVFFSTNLFAWSKILLLGQDTDICPIVKIERPESFYKDNSTVTNILQGDEFRKVSAEKLSKAVQVDTQIYDDPPEVDSNPEYWAKFKKFHKYLEKTFPTVYEHLEVNTVNTYGLVFYWKGSNSKLKPLMLTAHQDVVPVQEETLGDWSHPPFEGYFDGKTMFGRGVSDCKNVLVSIMETLEILIKQDFKPERGIIAAFGMDEEVSGWHGASHIAGYLEERFGKDGIYAIIDEGAGLTKDPFTGNIIAMPGTGEKGYVDVEISLTTPGGHSSVPPDHTSIGILSELAYVIEQEQYEPVLTELNPTLHMLQCQAAHDHRKKIPGILRKSILRAGYDKVANSFVLKQLSKIPSLRYLMQTSQALDIISGGEKNNALPENAKLLVNHRVAIEKNVDSVKEAITKKVLAVAKKHDVGLNAFGKKLLEPTAKGNFDVHVSGKSTETAPVTPVGDELWGYVAGVTRHIFEDYVFTNLTDPVVVAPAIMTGNTDTRHYWNLTDHIYRYSPMFMLDFLKDTNVHSVDEHIEFDNHLRLLAFFYEFIQVVQQ